A DNA window from candidate division KSB1 bacterium contains the following coding sequences:
- the mnmA gene encoding tRNA 2-thiouridine(34) synthase MnmA: MSGGVDSSVAAALLHERGYQVIGVTMNLWDYDRVGGNINKDSGCCSIDTMDDARAVCHKLGVPHYMVNFREEFEAAVTNNFISEYMDGRTPNPCVRCNTYIKWGVLLQKAEELGASKIATGHYARATFDEKSGRYFLKQGKDGHKDQSYALWGIRQQGLERTFFPVGEFTKPEIRQIARNLGLRTAEKKESQEICFIPDNDYSRYLQMKRPELETQLQDGEILDQQDNRLGVHRGYPFYTIGQRKGVGIATGQPVYVTEIDAGNNRIKVGSNDDLLHSGLVAESINWISIVSLKEEIEIEAKIRYNAPGAPAWIQPTSNGNVEVKFKKPQRAVTPGQSVVFYQDDLVVGGGIIESYVMHQG; the protein is encoded by the coding sequence ATGAGCGGCGGGGTGGATAGCTCAGTCGCTGCAGCCCTGCTACACGAAAGGGGCTACCAGGTTATTGGCGTCACTATGAACCTTTGGGACTACGACCGGGTCGGCGGCAACATCAATAAAGACAGCGGTTGCTGCTCTATTGACACCATGGATGACGCTCGTGCCGTTTGCCACAAGTTAGGCGTCCCGCATTACATGGTTAATTTTCGAGAAGAGTTCGAGGCGGCGGTCACAAACAACTTTATTTCAGAGTACATGGACGGCCGCACTCCGAATCCGTGTGTTCGCTGCAATACTTACATCAAATGGGGCGTCTTGCTGCAGAAAGCCGAAGAGCTGGGAGCAAGTAAAATTGCAACTGGCCATTATGCCCGAGCCACATTTGATGAAAAAAGTGGCCGATATTTTTTGAAGCAGGGAAAGGACGGTCATAAGGATCAATCTTATGCACTTTGGGGAATACGCCAGCAAGGTCTTGAGCGTACCTTCTTTCCGGTTGGAGAATTCACCAAGCCTGAGATCAGACAGATTGCCCGCAATCTGGGACTAAGAACTGCTGAAAAGAAAGAGAGCCAGGAGATTTGCTTTATTCCTGATAACGACTATTCCCGCTATTTGCAAATGAAGCGGCCGGAATTAGAGACCCAGCTCCAGGATGGCGAAATTCTGGATCAGCAGGACAATCGACTCGGCGTGCATCGAGGATATCCGTTTTATACAATCGGTCAGCGCAAGGGAGTCGGAATTGCTACGGGCCAGCCGGTTTACGTGACCGAAATAGATGCTGGGAATAATCGGATTAAAGTTGGCTCAAACGATGACTTGCTTCACTCCGGTCTGGTTGCTGAGAGTATAAACTGGATTTCGATTGTATCTCTCAAAGAGGAAATTGAGATCGAAGCCAAGATTCGTTACAATGCTCCTGGAGCGCCTGCATGGATTCAACCAACATCAAATGGCAATGTGGAAGTTAAATTTAAAAAACCGCAGCGAGCCGTAACCCCCGGCCAATCC